The genome window AGGCGTCCTTTGGCCGGGCCGAACGCGCGGACGCCCTGGTCGGCGTGATGTGGGCCGCCGGCATGGCCCTGGGCATCATCCTCATGGACCTCACCCCGGGCTACAACGTGGACCTGATGAGCTACCTCTTCGGCAGCATCCTGGCCGTGCCCACGCGGGACGTCTGGTTCATGGCCGGCCTGGACCTGATCATCATCGGCGTGGTCATGTTCTGGTACAAGGACTTCCTGGCCCTGTCCTTTGACCAGGAATTCGCCCGTTCCACCGGCGTTCCGGTCAGATTGCTCCACACCCTGATGCAGGTTCTGACGGCCGTGACCGTGGTCCTGGTCATCCAGGTGGCCGGGCTGATCCTGGTCATCGCCCTGCTGACCATTCCGCCCATGCTGGCCGAACTGTTCACCGACTCCCTCTGGAAAATGATGCTCCTGGCCACCCTGGCCAGCCTGGTTTTCTGTCTCTGCGGCCTGGCCATTTCCTACCATTTCGACCTCACCTCGGGCGCGTCCATCATCGCCGTGGGCACTCTCGGCTATGTCCTGGCCAGGGGAGGCCGGACGGCGTGGAAAAAATCATGACCCCCAAAATGACCGAAAAAACGGCCAAGACCCGCCTGACCTCGGCCGGATTGGACCCCACCGCCCATCGGACGCGGGTCCTCCTGGCCGTGGGCAACACGGCCCAGCCGTTAAGCGCCGTGGAAATTTTGGAAAAAATCCGAAGCACGGCGAACATCAACCGGGTCACGGTGTACCGGATTCTCGATCTGCTGGTCGAACACGAGGTCCTGAACCGGCTGGACCTGGGCAAGCACGCCCAACGCTTCTGCCTGCGCGGTGTCGAGCGGACCGAGGACCACGCCCATTTCCATTGCACGCGGTGCGACCGCT of Deltaproteobacteria bacterium contains these proteins:
- a CDS encoding metal ABC transporter permease; this encodes MTAILGLEFIQNAILAGILASVACGVIGSLVVVNRQVFMAGGVAHAAYGGVGLAFFLGLPVLPCTVVFTALAAMGMAQASFGRAERADALVGVMWAAGMALGIILMDLTPGYNVDLMSYLFGSILAVPTRDVWFMAGLDLIIIGVVMFWYKDFLALSFDQEFARSTGVPVRLLHTLMQVLTAVTVVLVIQVAGLILVIALLTIPPMLAELFTDSLWKMMLLATLASLVFCLCGLAISYHFDLTSGASIIAVGTLGYVLARGGRTAWKKS
- a CDS encoding transcriptional repressor; protein product: MTPKMTEKTAKTRLTSAGLDPTAHRTRVLLAVGNTAQPLSAVEILEKIRSTANINRVTVYRILDLLVEHEVLNRLDLGKHAQRFCLRGVERTEDHAHFHCTRCDRYLCIDAPLPPLAQDVLARMGLEVERVDIRLEGVCPACKKK